The Leifsonia sp. ZF2019 DNA segment TGTGCGCGCTCACGTGGGTGCTCTCGCTGATCACCGGCGAGCACTCCTGGGTCGACCGCATCTGGTCGCTCGTGCCGCTCGCGTACGTCTGGGTGTTCGCGGGGGCGACCGGGCTCAGCGATCCGCGTCTGGTGCTGATGGCGGTGCTCGTGACCCTCTGGGGCGCGCGGCTCACGTTCAACTTCGCGCGGAAGGGCGGCTACGCGCCGGGCGGGGAGGACTACCGCTGGGAGGTGCTGCGCGGCCGCATGCCGGCGGCGGCCTTCCAGCTGTTCAACCTGTTCTTCATCGTGATCTACCAGAACGTTCTGCTGCTGCTCATCTCGCTGCCCGCGTGGACCGCCTACGAGCACCGCACTCCGCTCGGGCCGCTCGACATCGTGCTCGCGATGGTCTTCCTGGCGTTCCTGGTCGGCGAGACCGTCGCGGATCAGCAGCAGTGGGACTTCCACCGCTGGAAGAAGGCCGAGGTCGCCGCCGGCCGCACGCCGTCGCCGCGGTTCCTGCAGACCGGGCTCTTCCGCCTCTCGCGCCACCCGAACTTCTTCTTCGAGCAGGCGCAGTGGTGGGTGCTCTTCCTGATCGGCTGCACCGCGGCGGGGTCGATCCTGCAGTGGACCGTCATCGGACCGCTGCTGCTCACCGGCCTCTTCATCGGCTCGACGGTCTTCACCGAGAGCATTTCGCGGTCGCGCTATCCGGAATACGTCGAGTACCAGCGGCGCACCTCGCCGAT contains these protein-coding regions:
- a CDS encoding DUF1295 domain-containing protein, coding for MEPFLICLWILIGVCALTWVLSLITGEHSWVDRIWSLVPLAYVWVFAGATGLSDPRLVLMAVLVTLWGARLTFNFARKGGYAPGGEDYRWEVLRGRMPAAAFQLFNLFFIVIYQNVLLLLISLPAWTAYEHRTPLGPLDIVLAMVFLAFLVGETVADQQQWDFHRWKKAEVAAGRTPSPRFLQTGLFRLSRHPNFFFEQAQWWVLFLIGCTAAGSILQWTVIGPLLLTGLFIGSTVFTESISRSRYPEYVEYQRRTSPIVPWFPRRGGAEPVTASR